In Luteitalea sp. TBR-22, one genomic interval encodes:
- a CDS encoding sulfatase encodes MKRHALLAVPVLAALAVLATSGLDARLLAGATGRLDSRRPTPDSREQARDSRLPTPDSRPNLIVIVTDDQAEWTLNSYGNADARTPQIDRLARDGVRFTNVFTPSPVCSPSRATLLSGRYGTEVGITDWINPEENAAGVGLPPETTTWAEALQRAGYRTGLIGKWHLGSLPQFHPTRHGYGYFFGFLGGGNEPMNPRFERDGEVKAATGPEPDVVTDDVLRFLAADPGRPFALSVHYRAPHTPYGPVPEQDMAPFRDANVAIPVFPGLDQAQVRQWTREYYASVHSIDRNIGRLLDALAASGLDRTTHVIFTSDHGYNIGHHGLHTKGNGTWIVGGVNGPTMPNMFDTSLKPPFLVRGPGIGGGRVVDALVAFEDLYPTLLALAGVPMPADAPRHGRDISPFLRGEAVPQWRDTVYGQYDIHHYAIAHLRMIRETGWKLVRSYGTTTKDQLFDLKADPGERKNLWNAPEQRERRRAMEARLREWMRSIDDPLLKETGLLFKPAP; translated from the coding sequence ATGAAGCGACACGCCCTCCTGGCAGTTCCCGTCCTCGCGGCGCTCGCGGTCCTCGCGACCTCCGGGCTCGACGCACGCCTGCTGGCCGGCGCCACAGGTCGCCTCGACTCCCGACGCCCGACTCCCGACTCCCGTGAACAGGCCCGCGATTCCCGACTCCCGACTCCCGACTCCCGTCCCAACCTGATCGTCATCGTCACCGACGACCAGGCGGAGTGGACGCTGAACTCCTACGGGAACGCCGACGCGCGAACGCCGCAGATCGACAGGCTGGCCAGGGACGGCGTGCGGTTCACCAACGTCTTCACGCCGTCACCGGTGTGCTCGCCCAGCCGCGCCACCCTGCTCTCCGGGCGCTACGGCACCGAGGTCGGCATCACCGACTGGATCAATCCCGAGGAGAACGCGGCGGGTGTCGGCCTGCCGCCCGAGACCACCACGTGGGCCGAGGCGCTGCAGCGCGCCGGCTACCGCACGGGGCTCATCGGCAAGTGGCATCTCGGGTCGCTGCCGCAGTTCCATCCGACGCGGCACGGGTACGGGTACTTCTTCGGGTTCCTCGGTGGTGGCAACGAGCCGATGAACCCGCGTTTCGAACGCGACGGCGAGGTGAAGGCCGCTACCGGGCCGGAGCCCGACGTCGTCACCGACGATGTGCTGCGCTTCCTGGCAGCGGACCCGGGCCGGCCCTTCGCGCTGTCGGTGCACTACCGGGCGCCGCACACGCCGTACGGCCCGGTTCCCGAGCAGGACATGGCGCCGTTCCGCGACGCGAACGTGGCCATCCCGGTGTTCCCGGGGCTCGACCAGGCACAGGTGCGTCAGTGGACGCGCGAGTACTACGCGAGCGTGCATTCGATCGACCGCAACATCGGGCGGCTCCTCGACGCGCTCGCCGCGTCGGGCCTCGACCGCACCACGCACGTGATCTTCACGAGCGATCACGGCTACAACATCGGGCACCACGGGCTGCACACCAAGGGCAACGGCACGTGGATCGTCGGCGGCGTCAACGGCCCGACGATGCCGAACATGTTCGACACGTCGCTCAAGCCGCCGTTCCTGGTGCGCGGCCCCGGCATCGGCGGCGGGCGGGTGGTCGACGCGCTGGTGGCGTTCGAGGATCTGTACCCGACGCTGCTGGCGCTGGCCGGCGTGCCGATGCCGGCCGACGCGCCTCGCCACGGCCGCGACATCTCGCCGTTCCTGCGGGGCGAGGCCGTGCCGCAGTGGCGCGACACCGTGTACGGGCAGTACGACATCCACCACTACGCGATTGCGCACCTGCGCATGATCCGCGAGACGGGCTGGAAGCTGGTGCGGTCGTACGGCACCACCACGAAGGACCAGCTGTTCGACCTGAAGGCCGATCCGGGCGAGCGGAAGAACCTGTGGAACGCGCCGGAGCAGCGCGAGCGGCGCCGCGCCATGGAGGCGCGGCTACGGGAGTGGATGCGGTCGATCGACGACCCGCTGCTGAAGGAGACGGGGCTGCTGTTCAAGCCCGCCCCGTAA
- a CDS encoding prolyl oligopeptidase family protein: MTAPLVAAGSSALAQTTAPPPAPTSYPQTKKVDQVDDYFGTKVADPYRWLEDDNAADTKAWVEAQNAVTFGYLSKIAGRDAIKQRLTTLWNYERYGLPRKRGAHYVFTRNDGLQNQAVYYRAASLDATPEVLLDPNTLSGDGTVAVGGTTFSDDGRYMAYSLSESGSDWIRWKVREVATGKDLPDEIRWSKFSGAAWLHDGSGFFYSRYDAPKEGAALTGVNKDQKVYFHKLGTSQDADPLVYARPDKPDWGLGADVTDDGKYLLIYQTEGTDPKNRIFVKDLTKADAKVEPFLDQYDASYNIVGNDGATFYVLTNQGAPRKRLVAITLGQAAPSAWKTLIPEGPKQDVLDDVTMAADRFVATWQIDAQNKLRIYGRDGAVQSEVALPTIGAVSFSGRREQAEGYYAFSSFAYPTAIFRLDVATGRSTIFKQPKVAFDPAQYETTQVFYPSKDGTRIPMFITHRKGLARSGANPTYLYGYGGFDISLTPSFSPANLAWMEMGGVYAVANLRGGGEYGKAWHDAGRLKNKQNVFDDFIAAAEYLIGEKYTSTPKLAIGGGSNGGLLVGAAMTQRPDLFGAALPAVGVMDMLRFHRFTIGWAWKSDYGSSETKEGFDVLYKYSPLHNLKPGTAYPATMVTTADHDDRVVPAHSFKFAAALQAAHKGPQPVLIRIETKAGHGAGKPTSKQIEEAADKWAFLKANLGF, encoded by the coding sequence ATGACCGCACCGCTCGTCGCGGCCGGATCGTCCGCCCTCGCGCAGACGACGGCGCCGCCGCCCGCCCCGACCTCCTACCCGCAGACGAAGAAGGTCGATCAGGTCGACGACTACTTCGGGACGAAGGTCGCCGACCCGTACCGCTGGCTCGAGGACGACAACGCCGCCGACACCAAGGCCTGGGTCGAGGCGCAGAACGCCGTCACCTTCGGCTACCTGTCGAAGATCGCGGGACGCGACGCCATCAAGCAGCGGCTCACGACCCTGTGGAACTACGAGCGCTACGGCCTGCCACGCAAGCGGGGCGCGCACTACGTGTTCACGCGCAACGACGGCCTGCAGAACCAGGCGGTCTACTACCGCGCCGCAAGCCTCGACGCGACGCCGGAGGTCCTCCTCGACCCGAACACGCTGTCCGGTGACGGCACCGTGGCGGTCGGCGGCACCACGTTCTCCGACGATGGCCGGTACATGGCGTACTCGCTCTCGGAGAGCGGCTCGGACTGGATCCGCTGGAAGGTCCGCGAAGTGGCGACGGGCAAGGACCTGCCCGACGAGATCCGCTGGTCGAAGTTCTCGGGCGCGGCGTGGCTGCACGACGGCTCGGGCTTCTTCTACAGCCGGTACGACGCCCCGAAGGAAGGCGCCGCCCTCACCGGCGTCAACAAGGACCAGAAGGTCTACTTCCACAAGCTGGGGACGTCGCAGGACGCCGACCCGCTCGTCTACGCCCGCCCCGACAAGCCCGATTGGGGCCTGGGCGCCGACGTCACCGACGACGGCAAGTACCTGCTCATCTACCAGACCGAGGGCACCGACCCGAAAAACCGCATCTTCGTGAAGGACCTGACGAAGGCCGACGCGAAGGTCGAGCCCTTCCTCGACCAGTACGACGCCTCCTACAACATCGTCGGCAACGACGGCGCCACGTTCTACGTGCTCACCAACCAGGGCGCGCCGCGCAAGCGGCTCGTCGCCATCACGCTCGGCCAGGCCGCGCCGTCGGCGTGGAAGACGCTGATCCCCGAGGGGCCGAAGCAGGACGTGCTCGACGATGTGACGATGGCCGCCGATCGCTTCGTGGCGACGTGGCAGATCGACGCGCAGAACAAGCTGCGTATCTACGGACGCGACGGGGCGGTGCAGTCCGAGGTGGCGTTGCCGACGATCGGCGCGGTGTCCTTCAGCGGGCGTCGCGAGCAGGCCGAGGGCTACTACGCGTTCTCGTCGTTCGCGTACCCGACGGCGATCTTCCGCCTCGACGTCGCTACCGGCCGCAGCACGATCTTCAAGCAGCCGAAGGTCGCCTTCGACCCGGCGCAGTACGAGACGACGCAGGTGTTCTATCCGTCGAAGGACGGCACCCGCATCCCGATGTTCATCACCCACAGGAAGGGGCTGGCCAGGTCGGGCGCGAACCCCACGTACCTGTACGGCTATGGCGGCTTCGACATCTCGCTGACGCCGTCCTTCTCGCCGGCCAACCTGGCGTGGATGGAGATGGGAGGCGTCTACGCGGTGGCCAACCTGCGCGGCGGCGGCGAGTACGGCAAGGCGTGGCACGACGCCGGCCGCCTGAAGAACAAGCAGAACGTGTTCGACGACTTCATCGCCGCGGCCGAGTACCTGATCGGCGAGAAGTACACGTCGACGCCGAAGCTGGCGATCGGCGGCGGCAGCAACGGCGGCCTGCTGGTCGGCGCGGCGATGACGCAGCGCCCTGACCTGTTCGGCGCGGCGCTACCGGCCGTCGGCGTGATGGACATGCTCCGCTTCCACAGGTTCACGATCGGCTGGGCGTGGAAGTCGGACTACGGCAGTTCCGAGACGAAGGAGGGCTTCGACGTCCTCTACAAGTACTCGCCGCTGCACAACCTGAAGCCCGGCACCGCCTACCCGGCGACGATGGTCACCACCGCCGACCACGACGACCGCGTGGTGCCGGCGCACAGCTTCAAGTTCGCGGCGGCGCTGCAGGCCGCGCACAAGGGGCCACAGCCGGTGCTGATCCGCATCGAGACCAAGGCCGGCCACGGCGCCGGCAAGCCGACCAGCAAGCAGATCGAGGAGGCCGCCGACAAGTGGGCCTTCCTGAAGGCGAACCTGGGATTCTGA
- a CDS encoding PIG-L deacetylase family protein encodes MKTILSSTLVVALAGASAASAQPAQAGKLSIIMFGAHPDDCDIRSAGTAAKWVAAGHKVRFVAVTNGDAGHHEMGGGILAARRRAEAQEVGRRLGIEYVVLDNHDGELVPSLDVREQIIAQIRQVNADLVLGPRPNDYHPDHRYTGVLLQDAAFMVTVPNILTHVPALKKNPVFLYYQDNFQKPNPFAPDIAVDITDTFDKKIDALDAHVSQVYEWLPWHAGNLDQVPKDVKARREWLKKTRANAPNAAVRAALEKYYGKEGAAKVQQAEAFEICEYGRRPTAEDIKRLFPFLPQ; translated from the coding sequence TTGAAAACCATCCTGTCTTCGACGCTGGTCGTCGCGCTCGCAGGCGCCTCGGCCGCTTCCGCCCAGCCCGCGCAGGCCGGCAAGCTCAGCATCATCATGTTCGGGGCGCATCCCGACGACTGCGACATCCGGTCGGCGGGCACCGCGGCCAAGTGGGTCGCCGCCGGCCACAAGGTCCGCTTCGTGGCGGTGACCAACGGCGATGCCGGCCACCACGAGATGGGCGGCGGCATCCTCGCGGCGCGGCGGCGCGCCGAGGCCCAGGAAGTCGGCCGTCGCCTCGGCATCGAGTACGTCGTGCTCGACAACCACGACGGCGAACTGGTGCCGTCGCTCGACGTGCGCGAGCAGATCATTGCGCAGATTCGGCAGGTCAACGCCGACCTCGTGCTCGGTCCCCGACCCAACGACTATCACCCGGATCATCGCTACACGGGTGTGCTGCTGCAGGACGCGGCCTTCATGGTGACCGTGCCCAACATCCTCACGCACGTCCCGGCGCTGAAGAAGAACCCCGTGTTCCTGTACTACCAGGACAACTTCCAGAAGCCGAACCCGTTCGCGCCCGACATCGCCGTCGACATCACCGACACGTTCGACAAGAAGATCGACGCCCTCGACGCGCACGTGTCGCAGGTCTACGAGTGGCTGCCGTGGCACGCCGGCAACCTCGATCAGGTGCCCAAGGACGTCAAGGCGCGGCGGGAGTGGCTGAAGAAGACGCGCGCCAACGCGCCCAACGCCGCGGTGCGCGCCGCCCTGGAGAAGTACTACGGCAAGGAGGGGGCCGCGAAGGTCCAGCAGGCCGAGGCCTTCGAGATCTGCGAGTACGGCCGGCGCCCGACCGCCGAGGACATCAAGCGGCTGTTCCCCTTCCTGCCGCAGTAG
- a CDS encoding ATP-binding protein, translating to MTVRATFFDTPQRTAPDVLDAQSTHVHAAPLVVAMLEGVASPAALLNPDREIIAANSRLAHLAGAGRAQLAGRRIGEVLGCVHALEQPNGCGTTEACAMCGAAQALRESRLLQKPATHECRIRRDDGEQGEVAFSADVNCAPLDVDGVRAIMVVLHDTSDAERRRVLERMFFHDALNAAGGLQGLLDAWPDLAPEEAATLAPMASRLASHLVEELQAHRDLVAAEAGTLPVQRVQVRPAAVLDDIRHLYAQHEVAEGKTLVAEVFAAAPAMNTDPMLLRRVLGNLVKNALEATARGQQVTLRHVCTGPRAIFTIHNPSVMPQAARLQVFQRGYSTRGSGRGLGTYGARLLAERYLDGTLRFGSNAATGTVFVLDLPMDA from the coding sequence ATGACCGTCCGGGCCACCTTCTTCGACACTCCCCAGCGCACGGCGCCAGACGTCCTCGATGCGCAGTCGACCCATGTCCATGCCGCCCCGCTGGTGGTCGCCATGCTCGAGGGCGTGGCCTCGCCAGCCGCCCTGTTGAATCCCGACCGGGAGATCATCGCCGCCAATTCGCGGCTCGCGCACCTGGCCGGCGCCGGGCGCGCCCAACTGGCCGGACGGCGGATCGGCGAGGTCCTGGGCTGCGTGCACGCCCTCGAGCAACCCAACGGATGCGGCACCACGGAAGCGTGCGCGATGTGCGGCGCGGCGCAGGCGCTGCGGGAGTCGCGCCTGCTGCAGAAGCCGGCAACGCACGAGTGCCGGATTCGCCGTGACGATGGCGAGCAGGGCGAGGTCGCCTTCAGTGCCGACGTCAACTGCGCGCCCCTCGACGTCGACGGCGTGCGCGCCATCATGGTGGTGCTGCACGACACCAGCGACGCCGAGCGCCGGCGCGTCCTGGAGCGCATGTTCTTCCACGACGCGCTCAATGCCGCTGGCGGGCTCCAGGGCCTGCTCGACGCCTGGCCCGACCTGGCGCCCGAGGAGGCCGCCACCCTCGCTCCCATGGCCTCCAGGCTCGCCAGTCACCTGGTGGAGGAACTGCAGGCGCATCGCGACCTGGTGGCCGCCGAGGCGGGCACCTTGCCGGTCCAACGTGTCCAGGTGCGTCCCGCCGCGGTGCTCGACGACATCCGGCACCTCTACGCGCAGCACGAGGTCGCCGAGGGCAAGACACTGGTCGCCGAGGTGTTCGCCGCGGCGCCCGCCATGAACACCGACCCCATGCTCCTGCGGCGGGTCCTGGGCAACCTCGTGAAGAACGCGCTGGAGGCGACGGCACGTGGCCAGCAGGTGACGCTGCGGCACGTGTGCACCGGACCGCGGGCCATCTTCACGATCCACAACCCGTCGGTCATGCCCCAGGCCGCTCGCCTGCAGGTCTTCCAGCGCGGATACTCGACCCGCGGGTCCGGACGGGGCCTCGGGACCTACGGCGCACGGCTCCTCGCCGAGCGCTATCTCGACGGCACGCTGCGCTTCGGCTCCAACGCCGCCACCGGCACCGTGTTCGTGCTCGACCTGCCGATGGACGCGTGA
- a CDS encoding PAS domain-containing sensor histidine kinase produces the protein MTSSIARVVGAYAIFASLWILLSDRALGALFPDHASYAVYGTLKGVVFVAVTAALLWGLLRVELGRRARAELALAETTAQLQRAQRIAHVGHWVWAADGSRIEGSGQLLEIFGLDPATSALTGARLLAAIHPDDCQLLDDLRCRLRAGEPTWPVECRVLRSDGSVRTIWVEVGDVRRDDAGALTAVSGVVQDITERKLLELQVLRSQRTEAVGALASGIAHDLNNVLTPVLVMAPLLRESLTSPEDRSLIDTLEQCARRGADIIRQLLTFARGAPGARVALPLRHLVREMAKIAQETFPRDIDIRAEIASDLWTVQGDITQMHQVLMNLCINARDAMPHGGRLTLRAANVALDGSELPDVPPRVGRHVCLAVIDTGEGIAEADRERIFDPFFTTKEPGKGTGLGLSTVLGIVRGHGGAIAVESQRGGGSTFAVYLPASTLDSAADDDPDDEVPAGDGSAILLVEDELAVRHGLVRALASAGYAVVEASNGQEGLEAWQRHGDVIRVIVTDLVMPVMGGAAMVARLRAQAVSVPILALTGLGSSPDDPLPDGVSASLSKPCTPDQLLRAVGALLPSRESAPGSGGAEVLEPR, from the coding sequence GTGACCTCGTCGATTGCCCGCGTCGTCGGCGCGTACGCGATCTTTGCGTCCCTCTGGATCCTGCTCTCCGATCGTGCGCTCGGCGCCCTGTTCCCCGACCACGCCTCGTACGCGGTGTACGGGACGCTCAAGGGCGTCGTGTTCGTCGCCGTCACGGCGGCGCTGCTCTGGGGCCTGCTCCGCGTTGAACTGGGGCGCCGGGCCCGCGCCGAGCTCGCGCTGGCCGAGACCACCGCGCAGTTGCAGCGTGCGCAGCGGATCGCGCACGTCGGCCATTGGGTGTGGGCGGCCGACGGGTCGCGCATCGAAGGGTCCGGGCAGCTGCTGGAGATCTTCGGCCTCGACCCTGCCACGTCGGCCCTGACCGGCGCACGGCTCCTCGCCGCAATCCATCCCGACGACTGCCAGTTGCTCGACGACCTCCGCTGCCGCCTGCGCGCCGGTGAGCCGACGTGGCCGGTCGAGTGCCGCGTGCTCCGCAGCGACGGGTCGGTTCGCACCATCTGGGTCGAGGTCGGCGACGTGCGGCGCGACGACGCCGGTGCCCTCACGGCCGTTTCCGGCGTGGTGCAGGACATCACCGAGCGCAAGCTGCTCGAGCTGCAGGTGTTGCGGTCGCAGCGGACCGAGGCGGTCGGCGCGCTGGCCAGCGGCATCGCCCACGACCTGAACAACGTGCTCACCCCGGTGCTCGTGATGGCGCCGCTGCTGCGCGAGAGCCTCACGTCGCCCGAGGACCGCTCCCTCATCGACACCCTCGAGCAATGCGCCAGGCGCGGCGCCGACATCATCAGGCAGCTGCTCACGTTCGCGCGCGGCGCCCCGGGCGCTCGCGTGGCGCTGCCGCTGCGCCACCTCGTGCGCGAGATGGCCAAGATCGCGCAGGAGACCTTCCCGCGCGACATCGACATCCGCGCCGAGATCGCCTCGGACCTCTGGACCGTGCAGGGTGACATCACCCAGATGCACCAGGTGCTGATGAACCTGTGCATCAACGCCCGCGATGCCATGCCGCACGGCGGCCGCCTGACCCTGCGCGCCGCCAACGTCGCGCTCGACGGCTCCGAGTTGCCCGACGTGCCGCCGCGTGTCGGGCGACACGTGTGCCTGGCCGTGATCGACACCGGTGAGGGCATCGCCGAGGCCGACCGCGAGCGGATCTTCGATCCCTTCTTCACCACCAAGGAGCCGGGCAAGGGCACTGGCCTCGGCCTGTCGACGGTGCTCGGAATCGTCCGCGGCCACGGCGGGGCGATCGCCGTCGAGAGCCAGCGGGGCGGTGGCTCGACCTTTGCCGTCTACCTGCCCGCCTCGACCCTCGACTCGGCGGCCGACGACGATCCGGACGATGAGGTGCCGGCCGGCGACGGCAGCGCGATCCTGCTGGTCGAGGACGAACTGGCCGTGCGGCACGGCCTGGTCCGGGCCCTCGCCTCCGCAGGCTACGCGGTGGTCGAGGCCTCCAACGGGCAGGAAGGCCTGGAAGCCTGGCAGCGGCACGGCGACGTCATCCGCGTCATCGTCACCGACCTGGTGATGCCCGTGATGGGCGGCGCGGCGATGGTGGCGCGCCTGCGCGCACAGGCCGTGTCGGTCCCCATCCTCGCCCTCACCGGCCTGGGCAGCAGTCCTGACGATCCCCTGCCGGACGGCGTGTCCGCGTCGCTGTCCAAGCCGTGCACGCCGGATCAGTTGTTGCGGGCCGTTGGCGCGCTGCTGCCGTCGCGCGAGTCCGCGCCGGGTTCCGGGGGCGCCGAGGTGCTCGAGCCTCGGTAA
- a CDS encoding SDR family NAD(P)-dependent oxidoreductase produces the protein MRTPPVASLLDLTGTTALVTGAGSGIGTGIAARLAEAGARVAVHFHTSRAGADAVVATITQAGGQARAFGADLTRPDEVEGLVSAVTGTLGAVDILVNNAGTYPLGTIIDVDFAEWQAVVSANLSTVHLVTQATARALREAGRPGAIVNIASIEASNVAPAHSHYIAAKAGVVMYTRSAARELGPLGIRVNAVSPGLIGRPGLAEAWPQGVQAYTAATPLGRLGEFEDVADACLFLASPAARWITGVELIVDGGVLTNRAY, from the coding sequence ATGCGCACGCCTCCGGTCGCTTCGCTCCTCGACCTCACGGGAACCACCGCCCTGGTCACCGGCGCCGGTTCGGGGATTGGCACGGGCATCGCCGCGCGCCTGGCCGAGGCCGGGGCGCGCGTCGCCGTGCACTTCCACACCAGCCGGGCGGGCGCCGACGCGGTCGTCGCCACGATCACGCAGGCCGGGGGACAGGCCCGTGCATTCGGCGCCGATCTCACGCGCCCTGACGAGGTCGAGGGCCTCGTGAGTGCCGTGACGGGCACCCTCGGCGCCGTCGACATCCTCGTCAACAACGCGGGCACGTATCCACTGGGCACCATCATCGACGTCGACTTCGCGGAGTGGCAGGCGGTCGTCTCGGCGAACCTGTCGACGGTGCACCTGGTGACGCAGGCCACGGCCCGGGCGCTGCGCGAGGCCGGCCGCCCGGGAGCGATCGTCAACATCGCGTCGATCGAGGCCAGCAACGTCGCGCCGGCGCACAGCCACTACATCGCCGCGAAGGCCGGCGTGGTGATGTACACCAGGTCCGCTGCGCGTGAGCTGGGGCCGCTGGGCATCCGCGTCAACGCCGTGTCGCCGGGCCTCATCGGCCGCCCGGGCCTCGCGGAGGCATGGCCGCAGGGCGTGCAGGCCTACACGGCCGCCACCCCCCTCGGTCGCCTCGGCGAGTTCGAGGACGTCGCCGATGCGTGCCTGTTCCTCGCCTCCCCAGCCGCGCGCTGGATCACGGGCGTGGAGCTGATCGTCGATGGCGGCGTGCTCACGAACAGGGCGTATTGA
- a CDS encoding cupin domain-containing protein, which translates to MTVLELIQLLRLSPLPGEGGYFRQTWQAPERVAGGTLGARYPGEKALGTAIYYLVTDDPDGFSAMHRLPTDEVYHFYLGDPVEQLLLHPDGGSEVVVLGQDLRAGQRVQHVAPRDSWQGTRLVPGGPSATSLRAGRWALLGTTMAPGFDVSDYQAGERAALIAAWPTQAERILALTRQPQ; encoded by the coding sequence ATGACGGTCCTTGAACTCATCCAGCTCTTGCGGCTCTCGCCGCTTCCGGGCGAGGGCGGGTACTTCCGCCAGACGTGGCAGGCGCCGGAACGCGTCGCGGGTGGCACGCTCGGTGCGCGGTATCCGGGCGAGAAGGCCCTCGGCACCGCGATCTACTACCTGGTGACCGACGATCCCGACGGCTTCTCGGCGATGCACCGGCTGCCGACCGACGAGGTCTACCACTTCTACCTGGGCGACCCGGTGGAGCAACTGCTGCTGCACCCGGACGGCGGCAGCGAGGTCGTGGTGCTCGGGCAGGATCTGCGCGCCGGGCAGCGCGTGCAGCACGTCGCGCCGCGCGACAGTTGGCAGGGCACCCGACTGGTCCCAGGCGGGCCGTCTGCGACGTCGCTCAGGGCTGGGCGATGGGCGCTGCTGGGGACGACGATGGCGCCCGGGTTCGACGTGAGCGACTACCAGGCGGGCGAGCGCGCGGCGCTGATCGCGGCATGGCCCACGCAGGCCGAGCGCATTCTCGCGCTCACCCGACAGCCGCAGTAG